Proteins from one Punica granatum isolate Tunisia-2019 unplaced genomic scaffold, ASM765513v2 Contig00325, whole genome shotgun sequence genomic window:
- the LOC116190132 gene encoding uncharacterized protein LOC116190132: MEEKKKMSQLQMIALLLSALSLFFHGAHSSTVVVDGTSEWKNPIVHVGDVVVFRHKQGNALYIFQNRRAFDLCNFTQASLLTKPSSSSYTWHPSRPGFFYFSFSNGSAATCQQPAQKLAVEVNSAPPSPEILIMPPVSPPQAAPEPASGGVIASSPAFPWPFRPHQELSPSPTPEANSPTMEPSVVPNKADGIPFINSNPAVPLPTGEVDSATIQPQPTSGHEGQVMAGPLQLRMALLWAVMVMMP; this comes from the exons AtggaggaaaagaagaagatgtcACAGCTGCAGATGATAGCCCTCCTCCTCTCTGCACTCTCTCTGTTCTTCCATGGAGCTCACTCCTCCACAGTCGTAGTTGACGGGACCTCCGAGTGGAAGAACCCCATCGTTCATGTCGGAGACGTCGTCG TGTTCAGGCACAAGCAGGGCAATGCTCTGTACATTTTCCAGAACCGGAGAGCCTTCGACCTCTGCAACTTCACTCAGGCTTCTCTCCTCACCAaaccctcctcctcctcttacACG TGGCATCCTTCGCGCCCGGGCTTCTTCTACTTCAGCTTCAGCAACGGCTCTGCAGCCACATGTCAGCAGCCAGCCCAGAAGCTTGCCGTAGAGGTCAATTCGGCCCCGCCATCCCCGGAGATACTCATCATGCCGCCAGTGTCACCCCCACAGGCGGCTCCTGAACCTGCATCTGGTGGGGTAATAGCTTCCTCGCCGGCGTTCCCCTGGCCATTCCGTCCGCACCAAGAGCTCTCCCCTAGCCCCACCCCTGAAGCGAACTCTCCGACCATGGAGCCGTCTGTTGTGCCCAATAAGGCTGATGGGATTCCTTTCATCAACAGTAACCCGGCAGTTCCTCTGCCTACCGGAGAGGTGGACTCCGCCACCATACAGCCTCAGCCCACGTCCGGGCATGAAGGGCAG GTAATGGCGGGGCCGCTCCAGCTTCGAATGGCTCTGCTTTGGGCAGTCATGGTGATGATGCCATGA
- the LOC116190131 gene encoding UPF0496 protein 4-like — protein MPATDYQGSHIGRSILSLRRDQVAAHSMEGGSAHEATGLEVELEAFQRQVTERFLDLSSAGPDELLSLSWVRRLLDAFLCCQEEFRAILFNNRALVSRPPMDRLIAEFNERTVKALDVCNAIRDGIERIRQWQKLLEIVLCALENQRNLGEGQFRRAKKALIDLAIAMLDEKDSGSTVAHRNRSFGRNNNSSRDHRSVGHFRSLSWSVSRSWSAAKQIQAIGNNLSAPKGNEIVATNGLSVAVFTMASVLLFVMWALVAAIPCQDRGLQAHFSIPRQYTWAAPVLSLHDRIVEESKKRERKNACGLLREIYQVEKCSRMMSEMVDSVQFPLTEEKEGEVRQRIQEVVQVFDSVKEGLDPLERQVREVFHRIVRSRAEGLDYMGRANSHE, from the coding sequence ATGCCCGCGACGGATTACCAGGGCTCGCACATCGGCCGTTCGATCCTCAGCCTCCGGCGCGATCAGGTGGCTGCCCACTCGATGGAAGGCGGGTCCGCCCACGAGGCCACTGGCCTCGAGGTCGAGCTTGAGGCGTTCCAGCGCCAGGTTACGGAACGGTTCCTCGACCTCTCCTCTGCCGGCCCCGACGAGCTGCTCTCCCTCTCGTGGGTCCGCAGGCTCCTCGACGCGTTCCTCTGCTGCCAGGAGGAGTTCAGGGCGATCCTGTTCAATAACCGGGCCCTGGTGTCACGTCCCCCGATGGACCGGTTGATTGCGGAGTTCAATGAGAGGACTGTGAAGGCCCTCGACGTGTGTAATGCGATAAGGGATGGGATTGAACGGATCAGGCAGTGGCAGAAGCTGTTGGAGATTGTTTTGTGCGCGTTGGAAAATCAGAGGAATTTGGGGGAGGGCCAATTCCGCCGAGCGAAGAAGGCCCTGATTGATTTAGCCATTGCAATGCTCGACGAGAAGGATTCTGGTTCCACTGTGGCTCACAGGAACCGTTCCTTTGGGCGGAACAACAATTCATCCAGGGATCATCGGTCGGTGGGTCATTTCAGGTCGCTCTCTTGGAGCGTATCGAGGTCTTGGTCTGCTGCCAAGCAGATTCAGGCCATAGGGAATAATCTCTCCGCCCCGAAAGGGAATGAAATTGTGGCAACGAATGGTCTTTCTGTGGCCGTCTTCACGATGGCCTCAGTCCTCCTGTTTGTAATGTGGGCCCTGGTGGCTGCAATCCCGTGCCAGGACCGCGGTCTGCAAGCCCATTTCTCTATCCCGAGGCAGTACACATGGGCTGCCCCGGTGCTTTCGCTCCACGACAGGATCGTGGAAGAGTCCAAGAAAAGGGAACGGAAAAATGCCTGTGGGCTGCTGAGGGAGATTTATCAGGTTGAAAAGTGCTCGAGAATGATGAGCGAGATGGTGGATTCAGTTCAATTCCCATTGACTGAGGAGAAGGAAGGGGAGGTGAGGCAGAGAATCCAGGAAGTGGTTCAAGTGTTTGATTCCGTGAAGGAAGGTTTGGACCCACTGGAGCGGCAAGTTAGGGAGGTCTTCCATCGGATTGTCCGGAGCCGAGCCGAGGGGCTCGATTACATGGGAAGAGCAAACAGTCATGAATGA